The Bryobacteraceae bacterium genome includes a window with the following:
- a CDS encoding tRNA (adenosine(37)-N6)-threonylcarbamoyltransferase complex dimerization subunit type 1 TsaB: MTRIAAIDTTSEFGSIALAEEGRLIEEVPLHSPDGFAHTLFQHLERLLKRHHWRWEQVTGFAAAAGPGSFTGVRVGLAAAKGLAEASGALAAAISNLQAMASFGTSALRAPFFDARRGEIYGALYDDHLEPLGPEVVAKFSVWRASLPEGAELLTPDPAMFGVQATPTPRALAGAIALLAFDRLEDPAKLDANYVRRSDAELHWREPGA, from the coding sequence ATGACGCGGATCGCCGCCATCGACACGACGTCGGAATTCGGCAGCATCGCGCTGGCCGAAGAGGGACGGCTGATCGAGGAAGTTCCCCTGCATTCTCCCGACGGGTTCGCGCACACGCTGTTCCAGCATCTGGAGCGGCTTCTGAAACGGCACCACTGGCGGTGGGAACAGGTGACGGGGTTCGCCGCGGCGGCCGGCCCTGGTTCGTTCACCGGAGTGCGCGTGGGCCTGGCCGCGGCCAAGGGGCTGGCCGAGGCAAGCGGAGCGCTGGCGGCGGCCATTTCGAACCTGCAGGCCATGGCCAGCTTCGGAACATCGGCCCTGCGCGCTCCGTTTTTCGACGCCCGGCGGGGCGAGATCTACGGTGCGCTGTACGACGACCATCTCGAACCGCTGGGGCCGGAGGTCGTGGCGAAGTTCTCCGTGTGGCGCGCGTCGCTGCCAGAGGGAGCGGAACTGCTGACGCCGGACCCGGCCATGTTCGGCGTGCAGGCGACGCCCACGCCGCGGGCGCTGGCTGGCGCCATCGCGCTGCTGGCGTTCGACCGGCTGGAGGATCCGGCGAAACTCGATGCCAATTACGTGCGGCGATCGGACGCCGAGCTCCACTGGCGCGAGCCCGGCGCGTAG
- a CDS encoding apolipoprotein acyltransferase, whose protein sequence is MAARADSSSFRVGLIQARASADPAENLAKAEERIAEAALGGAQIICLQELFRSEYFCREERAELFDLAEPVPGPTTERLARLARELKVAIVASLFERRAAGLYHNTAAVLNPDGELAGIYRKMHIPEDPLYFEKFYFTPGDLGYRAFDTPFARIGVLVCWDQWYPEAARLTAMEGAEILFYPTAIGWHPKEKEQYGAAQADAWRTIQRGHAIANGVYVAAVNRVGYEGTADSGLEFWGGSFVADPFGVLLAEASRENEEVLVVECDRRRIEDVRRNWPFFRDRRIDSFGGITLRWAGK, encoded by the coding sequence ATGGCTGCACGGGCTGACTCATCATCGTTCCGCGTGGGCCTGATCCAGGCGCGCGCATCGGCCGATCCTGCGGAAAATCTGGCGAAAGCGGAAGAGAGGATCGCGGAGGCCGCGCTTGGCGGCGCACAGATCATCTGCCTGCAGGAGCTGTTCCGCAGCGAGTATTTCTGCCGGGAAGAGCGCGCCGAGCTGTTCGATCTGGCCGAACCCGTGCCGGGTCCAACGACGGAGCGGCTCGCACGGCTGGCCCGCGAGCTGAAAGTGGCGATCGTGGCCAGCCTGTTCGAGCGGCGCGCCGCGGGCCTTTACCACAACACCGCCGCCGTGCTGAATCCGGATGGAGAGCTCGCCGGAATCTACCGCAAGATGCACATCCCGGAAGACCCGCTGTACTTCGAGAAGTTTTACTTCACTCCGGGCGATCTGGGATACCGCGCCTTCGACACGCCGTTCGCCCGGATCGGGGTTCTGGTCTGCTGGGATCAGTGGTATCCCGAGGCGGCGCGTCTCACGGCGATGGAGGGCGCCGAGATCCTGTTCTACCCGACGGCGATCGGATGGCACCCGAAGGAGAAAGAGCAGTACGGCGCCGCGCAGGCGGACGCCTGGCGCACGATCCAGCGGGGGCATGCGATCGCCAATGGCGTGTATGTGGCGGCGGTGAACCGCGTGGGGTACGAGGGGACGGCTGACAGCGGGCTGGAATTCTGGGGCGGCAGTTTCGTGGCCGATCCCTTCGGTGTGCTGCTGGCGGAAGCCTCCCGCGAAAACGAAGAAGTCCTGGTGGTCGAGTGCGACCGCAGACGGATCGAGGATGTGAGGCGAAACTGGCCGTTCTTCCGCGACCGGCGCATTGACTCTTTCGGCGGAATCACCCTGCGCTGGGCGGGCAAATAA
- a CDS encoding dehydrogenase, whose product MSTLKVAVIGAGFMGKTHVENLRRLGFVEVAAVAGVSQEEADRFAKTYNIPKATGNYKEILADPEIAGVHICTPNALHAPVAKAALAAGKHVLCEKPLAMSSKEAKEMLDLAEKKKLCHATNHNLRYYPAVQQARAMIARGDLGDILVVQGTYSQDWLLYDTDFNWRILKKHNGPLRVMGDIGSHWMDMIQHVTGLSITSLCADLKIVHKTRKQPKVAIETFAGKTLKPSDYDEVKIDTEDFGMAMLHLGDTCRGAFTVSQVSAGCKNRFEWMVCGTKGSVAWNQERPDELWIGRRNEPNQIIIKDGSLFYPEAAAYADYPGGHSEGYDDSHKQLFKRFWSRVLDPSLPIQYPTFADGLRGMQLLEAVMESNRKRTWVKCAPARSSRK is encoded by the coding sequence ATGAGCACACTCAAAGTTGCAGTCATCGGCGCCGGCTTCATGGGGAAGACCCATGTCGAGAACCTCCGCCGGCTCGGATTTGTGGAAGTGGCCGCCGTGGCGGGCGTCTCGCAGGAAGAAGCGGACCGCTTCGCCAAGACTTACAACATCCCGAAGGCCACGGGAAATTACAAGGAAATCCTGGCGGATCCCGAGATCGCCGGCGTTCACATCTGCACGCCCAACGCGCTGCATGCGCCTGTCGCCAAGGCCGCTCTCGCCGCCGGCAAGCATGTGCTGTGCGAGAAGCCCCTCGCCATGAGCTCCAAAGAGGCGAAGGAGATGCTCGACCTGGCCGAGAAGAAGAAGCTCTGCCACGCGACCAACCACAATCTGCGCTACTATCCGGCCGTGCAGCAGGCGCGTGCGATGATCGCCCGCGGCGACCTCGGCGATATCCTCGTGGTCCAGGGCACCTATTCGCAGGACTGGCTGCTGTATGACACCGATTTCAACTGGCGCATCCTGAAGAAGCACAACGGCCCGCTGCGCGTCATGGGCGACATCGGTTCGCACTGGATGGACATGATCCAGCACGTCACCGGGCTGTCCATCACGTCGCTGTGCGCCGATCTCAAGATCGTCCACAAGACCCGCAAGCAGCCGAAAGTCGCCATCGAGACCTTCGCCGGCAAGACTCTGAAGCCGTCCGACTATGACGAAGTGAAAATCGATACCGAGGACTTCGGCATGGCGATGCTTCATCTTGGCGACACGTGCCGCGGCGCGTTCACGGTGAGCCAGGTTTCAGCGGGCTGCAAGAACCGGTTCGAGTGGATGGTCTGCGGCACCAAGGGCAGCGTTGCCTGGAATCAGGAGCGACCGGACGAGCTCTGGATTGGGCGCCGCAACGAGCCGAACCAGATCATCATCAAGGACGGCAGCCTGTTCTACCCCGAAGCCGCGGCTTATGCCGATTATCCGGGCGGCCACAGCGAAGGATACGACGACAGCCACAAGCAGCTGTTCAAGCGCTTCTGGTCGCGGGTGCTCGATCCCTCGCTGCCGATCCAGTACCCGACGTTCGCCGACGGCCTGCGGGGCATGCAGCTGCTGGAAGCCGTGATGGAGTCGAACCGGAAACGGACCTGGGTCAAGTGCGCCCCGGCCCGCTCCAGCCGGAAGTAG
- the tdh gene encoding L-threonine 3-dehydrogenase: MDIPTTMKALVKKKAEPGLWLEEVPVPEIGINDVLIRVEKASICGTDVHIWKWDDWAQKTIPVPMVVGHEFVGRIVKVGANVNDFFPGDLVSAEGHVVCGRCRNCLAGRRHLCAHTMGVGVNRPGCFAEYISVPMSNIWKHAPGIPLDIASIFDPFGNAVHTALSFPVLGEDVLITGAGPIGLMAAAVVRHAGARFVVITDLNPKRLELAKKFGVTRAVDPRTTSLRDVMQDLGMKEGFDVGLEMSGSPQAFRDMIAHMCHGGKIALLGIQPGEAAIDWNTVIFSMLTIKGIYGREMYETWYMMTVMLQSGLDISPVITHRFPYTEFEKGFEAMMSGEAAKVVLDWSET; the protein is encoded by the coding sequence ATGGACATTCCCACGACCATGAAGGCTCTCGTGAAAAAGAAGGCCGAGCCCGGGCTGTGGCTCGAAGAAGTGCCCGTGCCCGAAATCGGCATCAACGACGTTCTGATCCGCGTCGAGAAGGCGTCCATCTGCGGCACCGACGTCCACATCTGGAAATGGGACGATTGGGCGCAGAAAACCATCCCCGTCCCGATGGTGGTCGGCCATGAATTCGTCGGCCGCATCGTGAAAGTCGGCGCCAATGTCAACGACTTCTTTCCCGGCGACCTGGTGAGCGCGGAAGGCCACGTCGTCTGCGGGCGCTGCCGCAACTGCCTGGCCGGGCGGCGGCATCTGTGCGCGCACACAATGGGCGTCGGCGTCAACCGTCCGGGCTGTTTTGCGGAATATATCTCGGTTCCAATGTCCAATATCTGGAAACATGCCCCGGGAATTCCGCTGGATATCGCGTCGATTTTCGACCCCTTCGGCAACGCCGTGCACACGGCGCTCAGCTTTCCCGTGCTCGGGGAAGACGTGCTGATCACGGGCGCAGGTCCGATCGGGCTGATGGCGGCGGCAGTGGTGCGGCACGCCGGGGCGCGCTTCGTGGTGATCACGGACCTGAACCCGAAGCGCCTGGAGCTGGCGAAGAAGTTCGGCGTCACGCGCGCCGTCGATCCGCGCACAACCAGCCTCAGGGACGTCATGCAGGATCTCGGCATGAAGGAAGGCTTTGACGTAGGGCTTGAAATGTCCGGCAGCCCGCAGGCGTTCCGCGACATGATCGCGCATATGTGCCATGGCGGGAAGATCGCGCTGCTCGGCATTCAGCCGGGCGAAGCGGCGATCGACTGGAATACGGTCATCTTCTCGATGCTCACGATTAAAGGCATCTACGGGCGCGAGATGTACGAGACCTGGTACATGATGACCGTGATGCTGCAGTCCGGGCTCGATATTTCGCCCGTGATCACGCACCGCTTCCCCTACACGGAGTTCGAGAAGGGCTTCGAAGCGATGATGAGCGGCGAGGCAGCCAAGGTGGTCCTGGACTGGTCAGAGACCTAG
- a CDS encoding ribulokinase, with the protein MAIVAGVDFGTQSVRVSLFDSEKGRIGAAVAEYPVHRKREDPDHATQSHPDHMNALVLATRAALQSAGISGEQVEAIALDTTGSTVLVLDGNLEPLDDYYLWCDHRAKGEAAEITAKAHEQKLEAIEWCGGVYSSEWGFSKLLHWLRNNPDKRDRFATAIEHCDYVAAVLCGIRSPDDLPRSVCAMGHKWMWNAALGGLPPEEFLTSVDPLLAGVRAKMRGRYETSDKTAGRLCAEWAEKLGLRAGIPIPVGAFDAHWDAIGAGIREGDVVNVVGTSTCMMAIAKEVGLIPGVCGVVKGSIHPDYFGIEAGLSAVGDIFEAIARRAATTVAELSRGLEQFRAGSTGLLRMSWDNGDRTVLVNAELGGVTLGWTLTSTPADELFAAIEGTAFHTRIILERMAEHGVPIHRVINGGGVPQKNEVLNRVYANVFNKPVLVPAQEVTSLGSAIFAFLAAGAFSTIEEAQQRLCPSYRIVEPDPREAAVYEQLYPLYRKLYFALGRPGSEPVAIGDVLPELRRIRAAV; encoded by the coding sequence ATGGCAATCGTCGCAGGCGTGGATTTCGGCACGCAGAGCGTGCGGGTTTCTCTGTTCGACAGCGAAAAGGGCAGAATCGGCGCGGCGGTGGCCGAATATCCGGTTCACCGGAAGCGCGAGGATCCCGATCACGCCACGCAGAGCCACCCGGATCACATGAACGCGCTCGTGCTGGCGACCCGCGCCGCGCTGCAATCGGCAGGCATCAGCGGCGAGCAGGTGGAGGCCATCGCCCTCGACACCACCGGCTCCACGGTGCTCGTGCTCGACGGGAACCTCGAGCCGCTCGACGACTATTACCTCTGGTGCGACCACCGCGCCAAGGGCGAAGCCGCCGAGATCACGGCCAAAGCGCACGAGCAGAAGCTCGAAGCCATCGAGTGGTGCGGCGGCGTCTACTCTTCCGAGTGGGGCTTCTCGAAACTTCTCCACTGGCTGCGCAACAATCCCGACAAGCGCGACCGTTTCGCCACCGCCATCGAGCACTGCGATTATGTCGCCGCGGTGCTGTGCGGCATCCGCTCTCCCGACGACCTGCCGCGCTCGGTCTGCGCCATGGGCCACAAGTGGATGTGGAACGCGGCGCTCGGCGGGCTGCCGCCGGAAGAATTTCTCACGAGCGTCGATCCGCTGCTGGCAGGCGTGCGCGCGAAGATGCGCGGGCGCTATGAAACGTCGGACAAGACCGCCGGACGTCTGTGCGCCGAATGGGCGGAGAAGCTCGGGCTGCGCGCGGGCATCCCCATTCCTGTCGGCGCGTTCGACGCCCACTGGGACGCCATCGGCGCCGGCATCCGCGAGGGCGACGTCGTCAACGTCGTCGGCACCTCCACCTGCATGATGGCCATTGCAAAAGAAGTGGGCCTCATTCCGGGCGTCTGCGGGGTCGTCAAGGGCTCGATTCATCCGGATTACTTCGGCATCGAAGCGGGACTGTCCGCCGTGGGCGACATTTTTGAAGCCATCGCGCGCCGCGCCGCAACGACGGTGGCGGAGCTTTCCAGAGGTCTCGAACAGTTCAGGGCAGGCTCCACCGGTCTGCTCCGCATGAGCTGGGACAACGGCGACCGCACGGTGCTCGTCAACGCCGAACTGGGCGGCGTCACGCTCGGGTGGACGCTCACGTCTACGCCCGCCGACGAGCTGTTCGCAGCGATTGAAGGCACCGCTTTCCACACGCGCATCATTCTCGAGCGCATGGCGGAACACGGCGTGCCCATCCACCGCGTCATCAATGGCGGCGGCGTCCCGCAGAAGAACGAGGTGCTGAACCGCGTCTACGCCAACGTGTTCAACAAGCCCGTGCTGGTGCCCGCCCAGGAGGTGACCAGCCTCGGCTCTGCGATCTTCGCGTTCCTTGCCGCGGGCGCTTTCAGCACGATTGAAGAAGCGCAGCAGAGGCTCTGCCCCTCGTACCGCATCGTCGAACCCGACCCGCGCGAAGCCGCCGTCTACGAGCAGCTCTATCCGCTTTACCGCAAGCTCTATTTCGCCCTTGGCCGCCCCGGCTCGGAGCCCGTGGCCATCGGCGACGTGCTGCCGGAACTCCGCCGAATCCGCGCCGCCGTCTGA